GTCGCCTGCGCCGTGGCCGTCGGTTGTCCCGACTGACTTAAGAAGCACTTCGCGGTCGCGAAGGAAGCAGGCGCCACCGAAGCGGAACTGAACGAGGCCCTGGCCTACGGCATCATCGCGCCGTCAGGACGGGCCAAGAACTTCGTGCGCAGCCAGGAAGAGATTTTGAAGGAGCTGTAGGACTAACTGGGATTACAAGGATAAAAGGGGTGGAGCGGATCAGACGGGTGTTTCATCCGTTGTATCCCCTTCATCCCTGTTTCTTTTAGGGTTGCCATCTTGAGACGCCTCACTTTCAGAAAATCCACCAAACGGGTTTCCATCCGGCGCAACGTCGCGGCGCTGTCGATGCCGGTGCTCCTCTCCTCGCTGTTCCAACGCCTGGTGTCCATCGTGGACATCTTCATGGTGGGGGGGCTCGGAGCCGCCGCCATCGCAGCCACCGGCCTCGGACAGTTGCTCATCTTCGTCACCATGACGGTGTTCTGGGGCTTCTCCACGGGCGCCAACGTGGTCATCGCGCATCTCTGGGGTGCGGGACGCCGCCAGGAAGCCCGCAGGACCGCGTTTGCATCGCTCCTGTTCTGCGCCGTCCTTGCCGTAGCAGCCACCCTGCTCGGCATCGGCTTCGGAAGGAACATCGCCGTCTTCCTG
This window of the Geomonas agri genome carries:
- a CDS encoding GSU3128 family (seleno)protein, whose product is MKIRKKILDFEYEEVLEVKYRELIRVACAVAVGCPDULKKHFAVAKEAGATEAELNEALAYGIIAPSGRAKNFVRSQEEILKEL